A region of Dehalococcoidia bacterium DNA encodes the following proteins:
- a CDS encoding saccharopine dehydrogenase NADP-binding domain-containing protein: MRPVRVFILGLGSIGTAVAQLMLEDTHFQVCGAADTDATKAGQDLGLLLGRENMGIAVAGQAEEALAASAAEVVVHATGSYLPQVYDQLALCIEAGKHVVSSCEELAYPWAQYPQLAQELDSLARRRGVRVLGAGVNPGMAMDLLPILAAASTQGVRAIRVRRVVDLGQRRPQLQRKAGLGLSPQEFAEAKREGRIGHVGLRESAHMVAEALGWVLQDVQETLTPVLANRYVRCGPLRIAPGQVVGIRRELEAKAQGRTVLHMELIMMAEPPEAMDAVEVEATPSLRLVVPGGLHGDVATASLLARWAWVVARYPGPVGLLTVRDLPLWPREMEERK, encoded by the coding sequence ATGAGGCCTGTGCGGGTCTTCATCCTGGGCCTGGGCTCCATAGGCACAGCGGTGGCCCAGCTCATGCTAGAGGACACCCACTTTCAGGTATGCGGAGCAGCGGACACGGACGCGACAAAGGCCGGCCAAGACCTGGGCCTCCTTTTGGGCCGCGAGAACATGGGCATAGCGGTGGCAGGGCAGGCGGAGGAGGCACTAGCGGCTAGCGCTGCTGAGGTGGTGGTCCATGCTACAGGCTCCTACCTGCCCCAGGTGTACGATCAGCTTGCCCTGTGCATAGAGGCAGGAAAACACGTAGTATCCAGCTGCGAGGAGCTGGCCTACCCCTGGGCCCAATATCCACAACTAGCGCAGGAGCTGGACTCGCTGGCCAGGCGGCGGGGCGTGCGCGTCCTGGGCGCCGGCGTCAACCCGGGGATGGCCATGGACCTCCTCCCCATATTGGCGGCCGCCTCTACCCAAGGGGTGAGGGCCATCAGGGTGAGGCGAGTGGTGGACCTGGGGCAGCGCCGCCCCCAATTGCAGAGGAAGGCTGGGCTGGGCCTCTCGCCCCAGGAGTTCGCAGAGGCAAAAAGGGAGGGGAGGATCGGGCATGTGGGCCTGCGGGAGTCCGCCCACATGGTGGCCGAGGCCCTGGGCTGGGTCCTGCAGGACGTGCAAGAGACGCTCACGCCCGTCCTGGCCAATCGTTATGTGCGGTGCGGCCCCTTGCGCATCGCACCTGGCCAGGTGGTGGGCATCAGGCGCGAGCTGGAGGCCAAGGCCCAAGGGCGTACCGTCCTACATATGGAGCTAATTATGATGGCCGAGCCGCCGGAGGCCATGGACGCCGTGGAGGTGGAGGCCACCCCAAGCCTGAGGTTGGTCGTCCCTGGCGGCCTCCATGGGGACGTGGCCACCGCATCCCTTCTGGCCCGCTGGGCCTGGGTGGTGGCCCGCTACCCTGGCCCCGTGGGCCTGCTGACGGTGCGCGACCTGCCACTGTGGCCACGCGAGATGGAGGAGAGGAAATGA